From a single Okeanomitos corallinicola TIOX110 genomic region:
- a CDS encoding Uma2 family endonuclease, translated as MITTIERRYSLEEYRAIEEKSETRNEYHDGEIVPMPGGSLNHSRIGRNILTYLTYVLRDSHFEPINSDLRLWIPEYKRGLYPDVMVFAGEPQLNENRNDEVLNPTLIIEVLSPSTADYDHKDKFRMYRSISSFCEYLLVAQNEVFIEKYSKLSQGWLLSDFNNLETSISLESIGVELPIKEIYRGVVFD; from the coding sequence ATGATTACTACTATCGAGCGTCGTTATAGTTTAGAAGAATATCGCGCTATTGAAGAAAAGTCAGAAACACGCAATGAATATCATGATGGGGAAATTGTACCAATGCCAGGAGGATCACTCAACCATAGCCGTATCGGTCGTAATATATTAACATATCTTACATATGTTCTGCGTGATAGTCACTTTGAACCAATTAATAGTGATTTACGGTTATGGATACCTGAATATAAAAGAGGTTTATATCCAGATGTAATGGTTTTTGCAGGTGAACCACAATTAAATGAAAATCGCAATGATGAAGTTTTAAACCCTACCTTAATTATAGAAGTATTATCCCCTTCTACCGCAGATTATGACCACAAAGACAAGTTTAGAATGTATCGTTCAATTAGCAGTTTTTGTGAATATTTATTAGTTGCACAAAATGAAGTTTTTATAGAAAAATATAGTAAACTTTCTCAAGGTTGGTTATTAAGTGATTTTAATAATTTAGAAACATCTATTTCTTTAGAGTCAATTGGGGTTGAATTACCAATAAAAGAAATTTATC
- a CDS encoding Uma2 family endonuclease, translating to MVQTKQRFASFEEYLSYNDGSDKLYELYNEELIELPIKSGTNVQIANRILLIFALLIGIDRVRGHGLELEVRGEPRNRYPDLTIIQEEHIKLLANRNTIRLTMLPPLLVVEVVSPGELQRDRDFVAKRLQYQDCGIPEYWIIDPEKQSILVLELVDKVYHEVGIFAGNDLVISPQFKSLNLPALQIFEQVNG from the coding sequence ATGGTACAAACTAAACAAAGATTTGCCAGTTTTGAGGAATATTTATCATACAATGATGGCAGTGATAAACTCTATGAATTATACAACGAGGAATTAATAGAACTACCGATAAAGTCAGGAACTAATGTACAAATTGCTAATCGTATTTTGCTAATATTTGCATTATTAATTGGAATTGATAGAGTCAGAGGACATGGTTTAGAATTGGAAGTGAGGGGAGAACCAAGAAACCGTTATCCTGACTTGACTATTATTCAAGAAGAACATATTAAATTATTAGCAAACCGTAATACTATTCGCCTGACAATGTTACCACCTTTGTTAGTAGTGGAAGTTGTCAGTCCTGGAGAATTACAAAGAGATAGAGATTTTGTAGCGAAGCGGTTACAATATCAAGATTGTGGTATTCCTGAATATTGGATTATTGATCCAGAAAAACAAAGTATTTTAGTTTTAGAATTAGTTGATAAAGTTTATCATGAAGTTGGTATTTTTGCTGGGAATGATTTAGTTATTTCTCCACAATTTAAGAGTTTAAATTTACCAGCATTACAGATTTTTGAGCAAGTTAATGGGTAA
- a CDS encoding heme-copper oxidase subunit III gives MTAITTSEHHEAGHEEHPDLRVWGLLTFLVSESLMFGGFFATYIFFKGTTPVWPPAGTEVELFIPTINTIILVSSSFVIHLGDVAIKKNSVGWMRFWYFITAVMGAVFLAGQVYEYQNLGYGLTTNVFANCFYIMTGFHGLHVFIGLLLILGVLWRSFRRGHYSSAKHTGIEMAEIYWHFVDIIWIVLFTLVYLLNAF, from the coding sequence ATGACAGCAATTACAACCAGTGAACATCACGAAGCTGGACATGAAGAACATCCAGATTTAAGAGTGTGGGGACTATTAACCTTTCTCGTTTCCGAATCATTAATGTTTGGGGGATTTTTCGCCACCTATATATTTTTTAAAGGTACAACCCCAGTCTGGCCACCAGCAGGAACAGAAGTAGAATTATTCATCCCCACCATTAACACCATCATCCTCGTTTCTAGTAGCTTTGTCATTCATTTAGGGGATGTCGCTATTAAAAAGAATAGCGTTGGTTGGATGCGGTTTTGGTATTTCATCACCGCAGTCATGGGTGCAGTATTCCTAGCCGGTCAAGTTTATGAATATCAAAACTTAGGCTATGGTTTAACCACCAATGTTTTCGCTAATTGCTTTTATATCATGACCGGGTTTCACGGACTTCATGTATTTATCGGACTGTTATTAATTTTAGGAGTTTTGTGGCGTTCTTTCCGTCGTGGTCATTATTCTTCTGCTAAACATACAGGTATTGAAATGGCGGAAATTTACTGGCACTTTGTGGATATTATTTGGATTGTTCTCTTTACTTTGGTTTATCTGCTTAACGCCTTTTAA
- the ctaD gene encoding cytochrome c oxidase subunit I translates to MTQIEFPRNIPPEDSQQKTMLVANSQHQEPWKFKDYFTFNIDHKVIGIQYLVTAFVFYLIGGLMAIALRTELATPQSDFLDPNLYNAFMTNHGTIMIFLWIVPSAIGGFGNYLVPLMVGARDMAFPKLNAIAFWLNPPAGLLLLASFIFGGSQSGWTAYPPLSLVTANTAQTMWILAIVLVGTSSILGSLNFVITILMMKVPSMKWDQVPLFCWSILATSVLALLSTPVLAAGLILLLFDINFGTSFFKPDAGGNVVIYQHLFWFYSHPAVYLMILPIFGIMSEVIPTHARKPIFGYKAIAFSSVAICVVGLFVWVHHMFTSGTPGWMRMFFTISTLIVAVPTGVKIFGWVATLWGGKIRFTTAMLFAIGLLSMFVMGGLSGVTMGTAPFDVHVHDTYYVVAHFHYVLFGGSVFGIYAGIYHWFPKITGRMMNETWGRVHFILTLIGTNLTFLPMHELGLQGMPRRVAMYDPQFVSLNQLCTIGAFILGISVIPFAYNAYKSWTEGEFAGDNPWESLTLEWTTSSPPIIENWEVLPVVTHGPYDYGHNQEESSSATEPIG, encoded by the coding sequence ATGACACAAATAGAATTTCCTAGAAATATACCACCGGAAGATAGTCAACAAAAGACAATGCTGGTAGCTAATTCTCAACATCAAGAACCTTGGAAATTTAAAGATTATTTCACCTTTAATATTGATCACAAAGTGATTGGGATTCAATATTTGGTGACAGCCTTTGTCTTTTATTTAATTGGTGGATTGATGGCGATCGCCCTGCGAACCGAATTAGCCACACCACAATCAGATTTTCTCGATCCCAATCTGTACAACGCCTTCATGACCAATCATGGCACAATCATGATCTTTTTATGGATTGTTCCCAGTGCCATTGGTGGATTTGGTAACTATCTAGTACCCCTGATGGTCGGTGCTAGAGACATGGCATTTCCGAAACTAAATGCGATCGCTTTCTGGTTAAACCCCCCCGCAGGATTACTATTATTAGCAAGTTTTATTTTCGGTGGTTCTCAATCAGGTTGGACAGCTTACCCACCATTAAGTTTAGTCACCGCTAACACCGCCCAAACAATGTGGATTTTAGCCATTGTTTTAGTCGGAACTTCCTCAATTTTAGGTTCATTAAACTTCGTCATCACCATCTTAATGATGAAAGTTCCCAGCATGAAATGGGATCAAGTTCCCCTATTTTGCTGGTCAATTTTAGCAACTTCCGTCCTCGCACTTTTATCTACCCCCGTCTTAGCAGCAGGTTTAATTTTGCTGTTATTTGATATTAACTTCGGTACATCCTTCTTCAAACCAGATGCAGGTGGTAACGTCGTTATTTATCAACATCTATTCTGGTTTTATTCCCACCCCGCAGTTTATTTAATGATCCTGCCCATTTTCGGGATCATGTCCGAAGTCATCCCCACCCATGCCAGAAAACCAATTTTTGGTTATAAAGCGATCGCCTTTTCCAGTGTTGCGATCTGCGTTGTTGGTTTATTCGTTTGGGTACACCATATGTTCACCAGTGGTACACCCGGATGGATGCGGATGTTCTTCACCATTTCCACCTTAATAGTCGCCGTTCCCACAGGTGTAAAAATCTTCGGTTGGGTAGCAACCCTCTGGGGTGGCAAAATTCGCTTCACCACCGCCATGTTATTCGCCATTGGTTTACTTTCCATGTTCGTCATGGGTGGTTTAAGCGGCGTAACCATGGGAACAGCACCCTTTGACGTTCACGTCCACGACACCTACTACGTAGTTGCACACTTCCACTACGTCTTATTTGGTGGTTCAGTCTTTGGCATTTACGCAGGTATCTATCATTGGTTTCCCAAAATCACCGGTCGGATGATGAACGAAACCTGGGGAAGAGTTCACTTTATCCTCACCCTCATCGGTACTAACCTCACCTTCCTCCCCATGCACGAACTCGGATTACAAGGAATGCCCCGCCGAGTCGCCATGTATGACCCCCAATTTGTCAGCCTCAACCAGCTTTGTACCATCGGCGCATTCATTTTAGGTATTTCCGTCATTCCCTTCGCTTACAACGCCTATAAAAGCTGGACAGAAGGAGAATTTGCCGGTGATAACCCCTGGGAAAGCCTTACCCTAGAATGGACAACCAGTTCACCACCAATCATTGAAAACTGGGAAGTATTACCCGTCGTCACCCATGGCCCCTATGACTATGGACATAACCAGGAAGAATCATCATCAGCGACAGAACCTATAGGTTAA
- a CDS encoding cytochrome c oxidase subunit II, which produces MQKVPVSLWTLLAGMFIAPISIWIGQNHHLLPVQASKQAPLVDGFFNIMFTIAIALFLIVEGTILIFLFVYRRRPGDNSDGTPVEGNLALEIFWTAIPTVIVIVLGIYSVNVYNQMGGLEPGSHPHSHVAMAATMDDTQSLTAPNIGIGIGASPQTQNKPADLVVDVKGIQFAWLFNYPNTGILTGELHVPVGADVQLNLSADDVIHSFWVPQFRLKQDAIPGIPTELRFVATKPGTYPVVCAELCGGYHGSMRTQVIVHTQAEFDSWLTENQLAQQQEKPQIVAVNPANLSTSEFLDPYVQKMGISQELVISN; this is translated from the coding sequence ATGCAAAAAGTTCCTGTGTCACTGTGGACACTTTTAGCGGGGATGTTTATTGCCCCTATCAGTATTTGGATTGGCCAAAATCATCATTTATTGCCAGTACAAGCATCAAAACAAGCACCTTTGGTAGACGGTTTTTTTAACATTATGTTTACCATTGCGATCGCACTATTTTTGATTGTTGAAGGAACGATTTTGATTTTCTTGTTTGTTTACCGTCGTCGTCCTGGAGATAATAGCGATGGTACACCGGTAGAAGGTAATTTAGCCTTAGAAATCTTTTGGACAGCCATACCTACAGTAATTGTCATTGTTTTAGGTATTTACAGCGTCAATGTTTATAACCAAATGGGTGGTTTAGAACCCGGTAGTCATCCCCATAGTCATGTCGCTATGGCTGCTACTATGGATGATACTCAATCTTTAACAGCGCCTAATATTGGGATTGGTATTGGTGCAAGTCCCCAAACTCAAAATAAACCAGCAGACTTGGTAGTTGATGTTAAAGGAATACAATTTGCTTGGTTATTTAACTATCCCAACACAGGCATTTTAACAGGAGAACTTCATGTTCCTGTAGGTGCTGATGTGCAGTTAAATTTATCCGCAGATGATGTCATTCATTCTTTCTGGGTTCCCCAATTTCGCCTCAAGCAAGATGCTATTCCTGGAATACCCACAGAACTCAGATTTGTGGCTACAAAACCTGGTACATATCCCGTAGTTTGTGCAGAATTATGTGGTGGTTATCATGGTTCAATGCGAACTCAAGTGATTGTTCACACTCAAGCAGAATTTGATAGTTGGTTAACAGAAAATCAGTTAGCACAACAGCAAGAAAAGCCTCAAATTGTAGCTGTCAACCCTGCTAATTTGTCAACTTCTGAATTTCTTGATCCTTATGTTCAGAAAATGGGAATAAGTCAGGAGTTAGTAATTAGTAACTGA
- the fdxB gene encoding ferredoxin III, nif-specific, which yields MATLTGVTFGGGTWTPKFATEIDKDKCIGCGRCIKVCGYNVLGLMALNEEGEFVEDEDDEEIERKVVAVTNGGNCIGCEACSRICPKNCYSHATLEQ from the coding sequence ATGGCAACATTGACAGGCGTAACTTTTGGCGGCGGTACTTGGACACCTAAATTTGCTACAGAAATTGACAAGGATAAATGTATTGGTTGTGGCAGATGTATTAAAGTTTGTGGTTACAATGTTTTAGGTTTGATGGCATTGAATGAAGAAGGTGAATTTGTGGAAGATGAAGATGACGAAGAAATAGAACGCAAAGTAGTAGCAGTCACCAATGGAGGAAACTGTATTGGTTGTGAAGCTTGTTCTCGGATTTGTCCTAAAAATTGTTATTCCCACGCCACATTAGAACAATAA
- a CDS encoding helix-turn-helix domain-containing protein, which yields MPYTIPTKICAGCDKCRPQCPTGAIKKENDEYWIDPCLCNNCEGYYPEPQCVIACPTNSPKPWQAKRGRSKLEVREPTSAYLFSNGKNNPFASAIVIWEACNLLAQRKSLHWEQDGEGNLHYSRKVNQGRGAISFHIQDPFQDSNLAQSLQAVENLDIRAACIHLIFAAHATAVDQPWEEEFTVDERQIEKYLGLEKRKDLNKTAKICLIKNIVQQACSLLVSIDWPQRGKVPSFSIQDCPLWHLTDVKHHFQEDKQGCKYLIGLTLKVKAGIWARHFLNRQGSKERTGFYQYGSLPKTLLTTVMSLWQQHEGAVRLMLWLLFKTKMGREQRITVPTLLRVAYGEEKVTLAARQRDERKRLLRTFENDLEVLNHYGIKASFDPVTYPPEIQPLWAKLVDIPEDPDEALEFWINDGGGDHRLTDSGPRGKWNLLMNARIAAFELPPEWEQLSSETRKKKRRNVSNKRVIKTTNNLLAEQVLEARKSINLSQRELAKLIGKSQSWIRDVENGRLKPKPDDQILLRRILNIL from the coding sequence ATGCCTTATACAATTCCTACGAAAATTTGTGCTGGATGTGATAAATGCCGCCCCCAATGTCCTACGGGTGCAATCAAAAAAGAAAATGATGAATATTGGATTGATCCCTGTCTTTGTAACAATTGTGAGGGTTATTATCCAGAACCACAATGTGTCATTGCTTGTCCAACAAATTCCCCTAAACCTTGGCAAGCAAAAAGAGGTAGATCCAAATTAGAAGTACGAGAACCTACCAGTGCTTATTTATTTTCTAATGGCAAGAATAACCCCTTTGCTTCGGCAATAGTTATTTGGGAAGCTTGCAATCTACTTGCACAACGTAAATCACTACATTGGGAACAAGATGGAGAAGGCAATTTACACTACAGCCGAAAAGTTAATCAAGGTCGCGGTGCAATTTCTTTTCATATCCAAGATCCATTTCAAGATAGTAATTTGGCTCAAAGTTTACAAGCGGTTGAAAATCTCGACATTCGCGCCGCTTGTATTCATTTGATTTTTGCTGCTCATGCTACTGCGGTAGATCAACCTTGGGAAGAAGAATTTACTGTTGATGAGCGCCAAATTGAAAAATACTTGGGGTTAGAAAAACGTAAAGACCTCAACAAAACCGCCAAGATATGTTTGATCAAAAACATTGTTCAGCAAGCTTGCTCACTCTTAGTTTCTATTGACTGGCCGCAACGGGGTAAAGTTCCTAGTTTTTCTATTCAAGATTGTCCTTTGTGGCATTTGACAGATGTTAAACATCATTTTCAAGAAGATAAGCAAGGGTGTAAATATTTGATTGGATTGACATTAAAGGTCAAAGCTGGCATTTGGGCGCGGCATTTTTTAAATAGACAAGGCTCAAAAGAACGAACTGGTTTCTATCAATATGGTAGTCTACCCAAAACGCTGTTAACTACAGTGATGAGTCTTTGGCAACAACATGAAGGCGCAGTCAGATTAATGTTATGGTTACTTTTTAAAACCAAAATGGGTAGAGAACAACGCATCACTGTTCCTACTTTACTGCGTGTTGCTTACGGTGAGGAAAAAGTTACTTTAGCTGCTAGACAACGAGATGAGCGCAAACGACTTTTACGAACTTTTGAAAATGATTTGGAAGTTCTTAATCATTATGGAATTAAAGCCAGTTTTGATCCTGTTACCTATCCCCCAGAAATTCAACCTTTATGGGCAAAGTTAGTAGATATTCCTGAAGATCCAGATGAGGCTTTGGAATTTTGGATTAATGATGGTGGTGGTGATCATCGCTTAACTGATAGTGGTCCTCGCGGTAAGTGGAATTTGCTGATGAATGCCAGAATTGCTGCTTTTGAATTACCGCCAGAATGGGAACAGTTAAGTTCAGAAACTAGGAAAAAAAAGCGGCGTAATGTCAGCAATAAAAGGGTGATTAAAACAACGAATAATTTATTAGCTGAACAGGTTTTAGAAGCCCGCAAAAGTATCAATCTTTCCCAAAGGGAGTTAGCGAAGTTGATAGGTAAAAGTCAAAGTTGGATTCGAGATGTGGAAAATGGTCGTCTGAAACCTAAGCCGGATGATCAAATTTTGTTGCGGAGGATTTTAAATATTTTGTAG
- a CDS encoding DNA adenine methylase — MISTLKTASNSSIVPKPFLKWAGGKTQLLEQISQFLPQQLVNGKIKKYIEPFMGGGAVFFHIANNYQVQEFCISDINIELVIAYKTIQNYVDELIAMLTDTEKQYLSLDEIQRKEYFYQIRNQFNFHRNDINYQDYNSGWIERTAQMIFLNKTCFNGLFRVNSQGKFNVPVGKYKNPKICDRQNLKAVSLVLQNVEIQHQDFSKWENLIDSQTFIYLDPPYRPLNKTSNFTAYSQQIFNDDEQIRLRDFFKNASNQGAFLMLSNSDPKNEDIEDDFFETAYAGYRIERVKASRLINRDYLNRKTINELLIMNYQSSSII; from the coding sequence ATGATTTCTACGCTCAAAACAGCCTCAAATTCTTCAATAGTTCCAAAACCTTTTTTAAAATGGGCTGGTGGTAAAACTCAACTACTTGAACAAATTAGTCAATTCCTACCCCAGCAATTGGTTAACGGTAAAATCAAAAAATATATAGAACCTTTTATGGGTGGGGGTGCAGTTTTTTTTCACATCGCTAATAACTATCAAGTTCAAGAATTTTGTATTTCCGATATCAATATAGAATTAGTCATTGCATATAAAACAATTCAAAATTATGTAGATGAATTAATTGCCATGTTGACGGATACCGAAAAACAATATTTATCTCTAGATGAAATTCAGAGAAAAGAATACTTTTATCAAATTAGAAATCAGTTTAATTTCCACAGAAACGATATCAACTATCAGGATTATAACTCTGGGTGGATAGAAAGAACAGCACAAATGATCTTTTTAAACAAAACCTGTTTTAATGGTTTGTTTCGGGTAAACTCCCAAGGTAAATTTAATGTTCCTGTGGGAAAATATAAAAACCCGAAAATATGCGATCGCCAAAATTTAAAAGCCGTATCCTTAGTTTTACAAAATGTCGAAATTCAGCACCAAGACTTTAGTAAATGGGAAAATTTGATAGATAGTCAAACTTTTATTTATCTTGATCCTCCCTATCGTCCCTTAAATAAAACATCCAACTTTACCGCTTATTCACAACAGATATTTAATGATGATGAACAAATCAGACTCCGAGATTTTTTTAAAAATGCAAGTAATCAAGGTGCTTTCTTAATGCTGAGTAATTCAGACCCTAAAAATGAAGATATCGAAGATGACTTCTTTGAAACAGCTTATGCTGGTTATCGAATAGAAAGAGTCAAAGCATCACGCCTAATTAATCGAGATTATTTAAACCGCAAGACAATTAACGAACTACTGATCATGAACTATCAATCATCATCCATCATCTAA